CTTGCCGGAGGGCTATAAGCCCGGCGGAGTTACCAACAACGGTTTCCTTACCGTCGATGAAATTCGTCGCGTTACGCGTGCCTTTGCCAGTCTTGGCACGGAAAAGGTGCGCCTCACCGGCGGAGAGCCTTCGCTGCGCCGGGATTTTACCGACATCATCGCCGCTGTAGGTGAAAATAAAGCGATCCGTCAGATTGCGGTGACGACCAATGGATACCGACTGGCGCGCGATGCCGCACACTGGCGCGAAGCAGGTTTGACAGGCATTAATGTCAGCGTCGATAGCCTGGATGCGCGTCAGTTCCATGCGATTACCGGACAGGATAAATTCCGTCAGGTGATGGCCGGGATTGATGCCGCCTTTGATGCTGGTTTCGAAAAGGTGAAAGTCAACACCGTACTGATGCGCGATGTGAACCACCATCAGCTTGACACTTTCCTTGCCTGGATTCAGTCTCGCCCCATTCAGCTACGCTTTATTGAACTTATGGAGACAGGCGAGGGGAGCGAACTCTTTCGTAAACACCACATTTCTGGCCAGGTGCTACGCGACGAATTACTACGCCGTGGTTGGATTCATCAGATTCGCCAGCGTAGCGACGGCCCGGCGCAGGTTTTCTGTCATCCTGATTATGCCGGCGAGATCGGCCTCATCATGCCGTATGAAAAAGATTTCTGCGCCACCTGTAACCGTTTGCGTGTTTCGTCCATCGGTAAGCTGCATTTGTGTCTGTTTGGCGAGGGCGGTGTGAGCTTGCGCGATCTGTTGCAGGATGATGCGCAGCAATACGCGCTCGAAGAACGTATTTCCGGCGCGTTGCTGGAAAAAAAGCAGACCCATTTCCTCCATCAGAGTAATACGGGTATTACACAAAATTTATCCTATATTGGCGGTTAATCCTTAATAAGGAGATTTCAGATGAGTCAGGTAAGCGCTGAATTTATCCCGACCCGCATGGCTATTCTTACCGTCTCTAATCGCCGCGGCGAAGAAGACGATACCTCCGGCCATTATCTGCGTGATTCAGCGCAGGAGGCAGGGCACGTGGTGGTGGATAAAGCCATCGTTAAAGAGAACCGTTACGCCATTCGTGCCCAGGTTTCCGCGTGGATTGCCAGCGATGAGGTACAAGTCGTATTGATTACCGGCGGGACCGGTCTGACTGAAGGCGATCAGGCGCCGGAAGCGCTGCTGCCGCTCTTCGATCGCGAAGTGGAAGGGTTTGGCGAAGTGTTCCGTATGCTTTCATTTGAAGAGATCGGCACTGCAACCCTGCAGTCGCGCGCGGTAGCTGGCGTGGCGAACAAAACCCTGATTTTTGCCATGCCGGGTTCCACAAAAGCGTGCCAAACCGCGTGGGAAAATATCATTGCGCCGCAGCTGGATGCCCGTACGCGTCCGTGTAATTTTCATCCTCATTTGAAGAAATAACGATGTCGCAATTAACCCATATCAATGCCGCTGGCGAAGCACACATGGTGGATGTTTCCGCTAAAGCGGACACGGTTCGTGAAGCGCGGGCGGAAGCATTTATTACTATGCGTAGTGAAACGCTGGCCATGATTATTGACGGTAAACATCACAAGGGCGATGTTTTCGCGACCGCTCGTATTGCCGGTATTCAGGCAGCCAAACGTACCTGGGAGCTTATCCCTCTATGCCATCCGCTGTTGCTCAGTAAAGTAGAGGTGCAGCTTCAGGCCGAGCCGGAGCATAATCGGGTGCGTATTGAGTCTCTGTGCCGCCTGACCGGCAAAACGGGCGTCGAAATGGAAGCGTTAACTGCGGCGTCCGTTGCGGCATTAACGATCTACGACATGTGCAAAGCAGTACAAAAAAATATGGTCATTGGCCCGGTGCGTCTACTGGCGAAAAGCGGTGGTAAGTCGGGAGACTTTAAGGTGGATGCGCATGATTAAGGTGCTTTTCTTTGCTCAGGTTCGCGAGCTTACAGGAACCGATGCGCTGGATGTTCCGGCAGATTTTTCCACCGTTGAGGCATTGCGACAGCATCTGGCGGCAAAGAGTGATCGTTGGGCGTTAGCGCTGGAAGACGGGAAACTGCTGGCGGCGGTCAATCAGACGCTGGTGAGTTTTGACCATCCGCTGGCGGCGGGCGATGAAGTGGCGTTTTTCCCGCCGGTAACGGGAGGCTGACATGACTGAAACGCGAATTGTGGTTGGTGCTGCGCCGTTTAGTGTCGGGGATGAATATCCCTGGCTGGCGGCGCGCGACGAAGACGGTGCGGTTGTCACTTTTACCGGCAAAGTGCGTAATCATAACCTCGGCGATAGTGTTAAAGCGCTGACGCTGGAACATTATCCGGGCATGACAGAGAAAGCGTTGGCGGAGATTATCGCAAAGGCGCGTTCCCGCTGGCCGCTGGGTCGGGTAACCGTTATTCATCGTATTGGCGAATTATGGCCGGGTGATGAAATTGTTTTCGTCGGCGTAACCAGCGCGCACCGCAGTAGCGCGTTCGACGCGGGTCAGTTCATTATGGATTATCTGAAAACCCGCGCGCCTTTTTGGAAACGTGAAGCGACGCCGGAAGGCGAGCGCTGGGTCGAAGCGCGCGACAGTGACCAGCAGGCGGTAAAACGTTGGTAGCAGAATGTGATACGCTTTAAGGTATCATTTCCACACAGGAGTTCATCATGGACAGATTTTCACGATCTGATTCAATAGTGCAGGCGCGTTCCGGCCTGCAGGCTTATATGGCGCAGGTGTATGGCTGGATGACAGTCGGGCTGTTGTTGACCGCGTTTATCGCGTGGTATGCGGCCAATACGCCAGCCGTTATGATGTTTGTCTTTTCCAGTAAAATCACTTTCTTTGGCTTAATTATTGCCCAGCTTGCCCTGGTGTTTGTTCTGTCCGGGCTGGTGCATAAGCTTAGCGCCGGGATGGCGACCACGCTATTTATGCTGTACTCGGCACTCACCGGATTGACATTATCCAGTATTTTTATTGTTTACACGTATTCCTCTATTGCCAGCACGTTTGTGGTAACTGGCGGAATGTT
The Salmonella bongori NCTC 12419 DNA segment above includes these coding regions:
- the moaA gene encoding GTP 3',8-cyclase MoaA, producing MASQLTDAFARKFYYLRLSITDVCNFRCTYCLPEGYKPGGVTNNGFLTVDEIRRVTRAFASLGTEKVRLTGGEPSLRRDFTDIIAAVGENKAIRQIAVTTNGYRLARDAAHWREAGLTGINVSVDSLDARQFHAITGQDKFRQVMAGIDAAFDAGFEKVKVNTVLMRDVNHHQLDTFLAWIQSRPIQLRFIELMETGEGSELFRKHHISGQVLRDELLRRGWIHQIRQRSDGPAQVFCHPDYAGEIGLIMPYEKDFCATCNRLRVSSIGKLHLCLFGEGGVSLRDLLQDDAQQYALEERISGALLEKKQTHFLHQSNTGITQNLSYIGG
- the moaB gene encoding molybdenum cofactor biosynthesis protein B translates to MSQVSAEFIPTRMAILTVSNRRGEEDDTSGHYLRDSAQEAGHVVVDKAIVKENRYAIRAQVSAWIASDEVQVVLITGGTGLTEGDQAPEALLPLFDREVEGFGEVFRMLSFEEIGTATLQSRAVAGVANKTLIFAMPGSTKACQTAWENIIAPQLDARTRPCNFHPHLKK
- the moaC gene encoding cyclic pyranopterin monophosphate synthase MoaC; its protein translation is MSQLTHINAAGEAHMVDVSAKADTVREARAEAFITMRSETLAMIIDGKHHKGDVFATARIAGIQAAKRTWELIPLCHPLLLSKVEVQLQAEPEHNRVRIESLCRLTGKTGVEMEALTAASVAALTIYDMCKAVQKNMVIGPVRLLAKSGGKSGDFKVDAHD
- the moaD gene encoding molybdopterin synthase sulfur carrier subunit, whose amino-acid sequence is MIKVLFFAQVRELTGTDALDVPADFSTVEALRQHLAAKSDRWALALEDGKLLAAVNQTLVSFDHPLAAGDEVAFFPPVTGG
- the moaE gene encoding molybdopterin synthase catalytic subunit MoaE, producing the protein MTETRIVVGAAPFSVGDEYPWLAARDEDGAVVTFTGKVRNHNLGDSVKALTLEHYPGMTEKALAEIIAKARSRWPLGRVTVIHRIGELWPGDEIVFVGVTSAHRSSAFDAGQFIMDYLKTRAPFWKREATPEGERWVEARDSDQQAVKRW
- a CDS encoding Bax inhibitor-1/YccA family protein, encoding MDRFSRSDSIVQARSGLQAYMAQVYGWMTVGLLLTAFIAWYAANTPAVMMFVFSSKITFFGLIIAQLALVFVLSGLVHKLSAGMATTLFMLYSALTGLTLSSIFIVYTYSSIASTFVVTGGMFGVMSLYGYTTKRDLSGFGNMLFMALIGIVLASLVNFWLKSEALMWAVTYIGVIVFVGLTAYDTQKLKNIGEQIDTRDSANLRKYSILGALTLYLDFINLFLMLLRIFGNRR